In a genomic window of Methanobacterium alcaliphilum:
- a CDS encoding CPBP family glutamic-type intramembrane protease, with protein MVDNILSALKLPKHKFNYIGVYFLKIILALIIIQLIRASIMLGLWWGIKEDNLILFQALNGLTFVLVGMGLLMHFKPSLNDLSLNWDDMQLRSKLIYLVLGIFLFVIIILPFRWDNSLDLGIMGLVFGLIVPVFEELLFRGYLWIKVQNKLDACEIRRSGFLTLIIIT; from the coding sequence ATGGTTGATAATATATTATCTGCGCTAAAATTACCAAAACATAAATTTAATTATATTGGGGTCTATTTTTTAAAAATAATTTTAGCTCTAATCATCATCCAGCTAATCCGTGCCAGCATAATGTTAGGTCTATGGTGGGGGATAAAAGAGGATAATTTAATATTATTCCAAGCTTTAAATGGACTGACATTTGTACTGGTGGGGATGGGACTGTTAATGCACTTTAAACCATCATTAAATGATCTAAGTTTAAACTGGGATGACATGCAATTACGGTCAAAACTAATTTATTTAGTTTTGGGGATTTTTTTGTTTGTGATTATAATATTGCCCTTCAGATGGGACAATTCTTTAGATTTAGGAATCATGGGATTAGTATTTGGTCTTATTGTCCCTGTATTTGAGGAACTGCTTTTCAGAGGATACCTCTGGATTAAAGTTCAAAACAAGTTAGATGCATGTGAAATTAGAAGAAGTGGATTTTTAACTTTAATTATAATCAC
- a CDS encoding class I SAM-dependent methyltransferase, whose amino-acid sequence MYKWDAEDYRKSSSNQERWAKELMELLKLKGSEQVLDIGCGDGRITAKIAAKVPEGNVVGIDNSEDMIKLAQKTFSPEEYVNLKFRHIDARFLDFNNEFEVIFSNAALHWVKDQSSVLNGIQKALKTKGKIILQMAGKGNAQEIIDVLFELIKLEKWENYFHNLEFPYGFFNAEEYSAMLKNAGLKPINVQLIPKIMFHSNIDELKGWIRTTWLPYTHKVPQELQEEFITQIAMSYLEKHPPTSQKVEIKMVRLEVEAEKE is encoded by the coding sequence ATGTACAAATGGGATGCTGAAGATTATAGGAAAAGTTCATCTAACCAAGAAAGGTGGGCTAAAGAATTAATGGAACTTCTAAAACTAAAAGGTAGTGAACAGGTTCTGGATATTGGATGTGGTGATGGGAGAATAACTGCTAAAATAGCAGCTAAAGTTCCAGAGGGTAATGTGGTGGGTATTGATAATTCTGAGGACATGATTAAATTAGCTCAGAAAACTTTTTCGCCTGAAGAATATGTTAACTTAAAATTTAGGCATATTGATGCCCGATTCTTGGATTTTAATAATGAATTTGAAGTAATATTTTCCAATGCAGCCCTTCACTGGGTGAAAGATCAAAGTTCTGTTTTAAATGGGATACAAAAAGCTCTAAAAACTAAAGGAAAGATTATTCTACAAATGGCAGGTAAGGGCAATGCTCAAGAAATCATTGATGTGTTATTTGAGTTAATAAAACTTGAAAAATGGGAAAATTATTTTCATAATCTTGAATTTCCCTATGGATTCTTTAATGCAGAGGAATACTCCGCCATGTTAAAAAATGCTGGTTTAAAACCGATTAATGTACAATTAATTCCAAAAATCATGTTTCATTCAAATATAGATGAATTAAAAGGATGGATTAGGACTACATGGCTCCCTTACACGCATAAAGTTCCTCAAGAACTTCAAGAAGAGTTTATAACTCAAATTGCAATGTCATATCTTGAAAAACATCCTCCTACTTCTCAAAAAGTGGAAATCAAGATGGTTAGGTTAGAAGTAGAAGCTGAAAAAGAATAA
- a CDS encoding helix-turn-helix transcriptional regulator has protein sequence MENKLKVFRAMKDLTQEDLAKELGVTRQTVIAIEKDKYDPSLNLAFKMAKFFDVNIEDIFVYNEND, from the coding sequence ATGGAAAATAAATTGAAAGTTTTCAGGGCAATGAAAGATCTAACCCAAGAAGACTTAGCCAAAGAATTGGGAGTTACTCGTCAGACTGTGATCGCCATAGAGAAAGATAAGTATGATCCGTCACTCAATTTAGCTTTTAAGATGGCTAAATTTTTTGATGTGAATATTGAGGATATTTTTGTTTATAATGAAAATGATTAA
- a CDS encoding DUF2178 domain-containing protein, producing MNKKNMQLFRVLLIIFVAAAVGWAIPMGNLVLAFVFILLGVILSYVLRKMVVDVTEDERTYVVAGKAARMAMLTFLTIITLGGISLLALKGYFPEYKQAGLTMVNASCLLILLYTGFFVYFNRMHG from the coding sequence ATGAATAAAAAAAATATGCAACTTTTCAGGGTATTGCTTATAATTTTCGTGGCGGCTGCCGTGGGATGGGCTATCCCCATGGGGAATCTTGTTTTAGCATTCGTATTCATTCTTTTAGGAGTAATTTTATCATATGTTCTGAGAAAGATGGTTGTTGATGTTACAGAAGATGAAAGAACCTATGTGGTAGCAGGAAAAGCCGCTAGAATGGCAATGCTAACATTTTTAACCATAATCACTTTAGGTGGAATTTCTCTTTTAGCTTTAAAAGGGTATTTTCCAGAATATAAGCAAGCAGGATTAACCATGGTAAATGCTTCTTGCTTATTAATATTACTTTACACCGGATTTTTTGTTTATTTTAATAGAATGCATGGGTAA
- a CDS encoding DUF2178 domain-containing protein, whose protein sequence is MDLKNQGLILKIVSVFVTGLWVAGLIIGNIYLVLIAILIIIIEIPFIYLKKDHMKEMFQNEDKIVEDERTQLINEKASTMTLGIFIATLLYVAIIILALRNNFPEWTLVGYSLICFSVLCLAIYSISRFYYSRKY, encoded by the coding sequence ATGGATCTTAAAAATCAGGGATTAATTTTAAAAATAGTTTCAGTCTTTGTAACCGGATTATGGGTGGCTGGATTGATTATAGGGAATATTTATCTAGTTTTGATTGCAATTTTAATAATTATCATTGAAATTCCATTTATATACCTTAAAAAAGACCATATGAAAGAAATGTTTCAAAATGAGGATAAAATCGTAGAAGATGAAAGGACCCAATTAATTAATGAAAAAGCATCTACCATGACGCTGGGGATTTTTATAGCCACATTACTATATGTTGCCATAATTATTTTAGCCCTTAGAAATAACTTCCCTGAGTGGACGCTAGTGGGCTACTCTTTAATTTGTTTTTCAGTGTTATGTTTAGCTATTTATTCAATTTCAAGATTTTATTATAGTAGAAAATATTGA